A window from Verrucomicrobiota bacterium encodes these proteins:
- a CDS encoding NfeD family protein: MIFIIVLILLGLLLLGAEVILPGGIAGILGGICILVGMFQIYALPDLGFGWKVVLTALVLAAVMATLALGLKVFPKTPFAKWLTLQSTVAKVDQKKAHALAGASGNAVTDLRPDGRARLNGRLVDVHSVAGFVAAETEVKVVAADSLGIQVRPTSLD, translated from the coding sequence ATGATTTTCATTATCGTCTTGATTCTTCTGGGCCTTCTTTTGCTGGGAGCCGAAGTGATTCTTCCGGGAGGCATCGCCGGGATCTTGGGAGGCATCTGCATCCTCGTGGGAATGTTCCAGATTTATGCCCTCCCGGATTTGGGCTTCGGCTGGAAAGTGGTTCTGACAGCTCTCGTATTGGCCGCCGTGATGGCGACCTTGGCTCTCGGGCTCAAGGTGTTTCCCAAGACGCCTTTCGCCAAATGGCTTACGCTACAATCGACCGTGGCCAAGGTTGACCAAAAGAAAGCCCACGCGCTGGCCGGGGCCAGTGGCAACGCGGTCACCGACCTCCGACCCGACGGTCGGGCCCGGCTGAACGGGCGCCTGGTCGATGTCCACTCCGTGGCCGGATTTGTGGCGGCCGAGACCGAAGTGAAGGTGGTCGCCGCCGATTCTTTGGGGATCCAAGTGCGCCCGACCTCGCTCGATTAG
- the floA gene encoding flotillin-like protein FloA (flotillin-like protein involved in membrane lipid rafts): MWEILLLVVVVLVVLSAIFIIFKFFNIWLRARLSGAPVGMLNLVGMWLRKVSPSLIVDSRITGVKAGLEISTDLLEAHYLAGGDVENVVLALIAADKAGFELSFDQACAIDLAVKGTTKTVLEAVQTSINPKVIDCPASIAGQPSKIDAVARDGIQVRARARVTVRTNLDRFVGGATEETIIARVGEGIVTSIGSAGSYKAVLENPDHISHRVLERGLDSNTAYEIISIDIADVDVGKNIGAELQASQADADKDVAQAKAEVRRAAAVALEQEMAARTQEMRARVVEAEAEIPLAIAEAFRSGNLGIMDYTRYKNVVADTEMRDSIANGGEDKPGSNSQPPS; this comes from the coding sequence ATGTGGGAAATCCTCCTTCTTGTTGTCGTCGTCTTGGTCGTCCTCTCGGCGATCTTCATCATCTTCAAGTTTTTCAACATCTGGCTGCGGGCCCGACTCTCCGGAGCGCCCGTGGGGATGCTCAACTTGGTCGGCATGTGGCTGCGGAAGGTTTCCCCATCTCTTATCGTAGATAGCCGCATTACCGGGGTCAAAGCCGGCTTGGAGATCTCGACCGACCTCCTCGAAGCGCACTACCTGGCTGGGGGAGATGTCGAAAACGTGGTCCTGGCCCTGATCGCAGCGGACAAGGCGGGATTCGAGCTGTCTTTCGACCAAGCCTGCGCCATCGATTTGGCCGTCAAAGGCACCACCAAAACGGTCCTGGAAGCCGTCCAGACCAGTATCAACCCCAAAGTCATTGATTGTCCGGCCAGCATCGCCGGCCAGCCCAGCAAAATTGACGCCGTGGCGCGCGATGGCATCCAAGTCCGGGCTCGCGCCCGGGTGACCGTGCGGACGAACCTCGATCGCTTTGTGGGGGGCGCCACCGAAGAAACCATCATTGCCCGGGTCGGCGAAGGCATCGTGACCTCGATCGGTTCGGCCGGTTCTTACAAGGCCGTCTTGGAAAATCCAGATCACATCTCCCACCGCGTCCTCGAACGAGGCCTCGACTCCAACACCGCCTACGAAATCATTTCGATCGACATCGCAGACGTCGACGTCGGCAAAAACATCGGAGCCGAACTCCAAGCCTCCCAGGCGGACGCCGACAAAGACGTGGCCCAAGCGAAAGCGGAAGTGCGCCGCGCCGCCGCCGTCGCCCTCGAGCAGGAAATGGCCGCCCGCACCCAGGAAATGCGGGCCCGGGTCGTCGAGGCCGAAGCCGAAATCCCACTGGCCATCGCGGAAGCCTTCCGCAGCGGCAACCTCGGCATCATGGACTACACCCGCTACAAAAACGTGGTGGCCGACACCGAGATGCGGGACAGCATCGCCAACGGAGGCGAAGACAAGCCGGGAAGCAATAGCCAACCCCCCTCCTAA